The proteins below are encoded in one region of Ferruginibacter lapsinanis:
- the accD gene encoding acetyl-CoA carboxylase, carboxyltransferase subunit beta, with protein sequence MRKDEDFEVNLSGEDGSSEETKQSWFKRIKKGILTPTKDKADAPEGIWTMCPSCKLTCTVSELRENYFVCPKCEYHHRIGSGEYFEIIFDNNEFTELFANVVSKDYLGFVDLKPYNKRLEETYAKTNIHDSITVAHGKVNGNDLVVACMDFEFIGGSLGSVMGEKISRACDYCLAHNIPFMIINKSGGARMMESAFSLMQLAKTSGKLSQLADAKIPYISLCTDPTFGGTTASFAMLGDIICGEPGALIGFAGPRVIKETIKRDLPEGFQRSEFLLEHGFLDFIVSRKDLKDKLGNLLVLFKN encoded by the coding sequence ATGAGAAAAGACGAAGACTTTGAAGTAAACCTTTCGGGAGAAGATGGCAGCTCTGAGGAAACAAAACAAAGCTGGTTCAAACGTATAAAAAAAGGGATTCTTACACCTACAAAAGACAAGGCAGATGCACCGGAAGGAATCTGGACAATGTGCCCCTCTTGTAAGCTTACCTGCACCGTTAGCGAATTAAGAGAAAATTATTTTGTTTGTCCTAAGTGTGAATATCATCACCGTATTGGAAGCGGCGAATATTTTGAAATAATTTTTGACAACAATGAGTTTACCGAATTGTTTGCCAATGTTGTTTCGAAAGATTACCTGGGCTTTGTAGATCTGAAACCTTACAATAAAAGACTGGAAGAAACTTACGCAAAAACGAATATCCACGATTCAATTACAGTAGCACATGGCAAAGTGAACGGCAATGACCTGGTGGTAGCTTGTATGGATTTTGAATTTATCGGGGGAAGTTTAGGTAGTGTAATGGGAGAAAAGATCAGTCGTGCATGCGATTACTGTTTAGCTCATAATATCCCTTTTATGATCATCAATAAAAGTGGTGGAGCCAGAATGATGGAAAGCGCTTTCTCTTTAATGCAGTTAGCAAAAACATCAGGAAAACTATCGCAACTGGCCGATGCAAAGATCCCTTATATCTCTCTTTGTACAGATCCTACTTTTGGTGGCACAACAGCTTCCTTCGCCATGTTGGGAGACATTATTTGTGGCGAACCGGGTGCATTGATAGGCTTTGCCGGACCAAGGGTAATTAAAGAAACAATAAAGAGAGATCTGCCCGAAGGATTTCAACGCAGTGAATTTTTATTAGAACATGGATTTTTAGATTTTATAGTGTCACGTAAAGACTTGAAAGACAAATTAGGAAACTTGTTGGTACTATTTAAAAACTAA
- the fbaA gene encoding class II fructose-bisphosphate aldolase codes for MSKYSAGVLFGKELEALYNDAKNNQFALPAVNTIGTNTINAVLETAAKVNSPVIIQFSNGGAQFIAGKGMKNDNLQANILGGISGALHIHNVAKAYGVPVVLHTDHAAKKWLPWVSGLIDAGEKFYKEKGQPLFSSHMLDLSEEPLEENIATSVEFYKRMAPLGMSIEIELGVTGGEEDGVDNSDIDNEKLYTQPEHVAYSYKELSKVGNMFTVAAAFGNVHGVYKSGNVQLTPIILHNSQVYIEKELKTGPKPVYFVFHGGSGSPQNQIREAIGYGAIKMNIDTDLQWAFWEGILENYKKNEAYLQGQLGNPEGPDSPNKKHYDPRVWLRKGEESFSKRLEEAFVDLNCINRNA; via the coding sequence ATGAGTAAATACAGCGCAGGCGTTTTATTTGGAAAAGAATTAGAAGCTTTATACAATGATGCCAAAAATAATCAGTTTGCATTACCGGCAGTAAACACGATCGGTACTAATACAATCAATGCAGTATTGGAAACAGCAGCCAAAGTTAATTCGCCTGTTATCATTCAATTTTCAAATGGCGGGGCTCAGTTCATAGCCGGGAAAGGAATGAAAAACGATAATTTACAGGCTAATATCTTAGGTGGTATTTCCGGTGCATTACATATACATAATGTGGCTAAGGCGTATGGCGTACCGGTGGTATTACATACAGATCATGCGGCAAAAAAATGGTTGCCATGGGTTAGCGGATTGATAGATGCCGGAGAAAAATTTTATAAAGAAAAAGGACAACCTTTATTCAGTTCACATATGTTGGATCTGAGTGAAGAGCCACTTGAAGAAAATATTGCAACTTCTGTAGAATTCTACAAACGTATGGCTCCATTAGGTATGAGCATCGAAATTGAATTAGGAGTAACCGGTGGTGAAGAAGATGGTGTTGATAACAGCGATATCGATAATGAAAAATTATATACTCAACCAGAACACGTTGCTTATTCTTACAAAGAATTGAGCAAAGTAGGCAATATGTTTACCGTTGCTGCAGCATTTGGTAATGTACATGGTGTATACAAATCTGGAAATGTTCAGTTAACTCCTATCATATTACACAATAGCCAGGTATACATCGAAAAAGAATTGAAAACAGGTCCTAAACCAGTATACTTTGTATTCCACGGCGGTAGCGGTTCTCCTCAAAATCAGATCAGAGAAGCAATTGGATACGGTGCTATTAAAATGAATATAGATACCGATCTGCAATGGGCTTTCTGGGAAGGAATTTTAGAAAATTATAAGAAGAATGAAGCATATCTTCAAGGTCAGTTAGGGAACCCTGAAGGACCGGATAGTCCAAACAAAAAACATTACGATCCTCGTGTATGGTTACGTAAAGGCGAAGAAAGTTTCAGCAAAAGATTAGAAGAAGCTTTTGTAGATTTAAACTGTATTAACCGCAACGCATAG
- the smpB gene encoding SsrA-binding protein SmpB, translated as MEISNRKAYHEYFFEAKYIAGLVLAGTEIKSLRSGKASFNDSYCYFDKGELYVKSLHISEYNFGTYNNHEPLQERKLLLTKRELRKLETKTKEKGYSIIPLRIFISDKGYAKMEIGLGKGKKIYDKRETIKERDTDRDIKRKYGI; from the coding sequence ATGGAAATAAGTAATCGTAAAGCATATCATGAATATTTTTTTGAGGCAAAATATATTGCAGGCCTCGTATTGGCAGGCACTGAAATAAAAAGCCTGAGAAGCGGTAAAGCCAGCTTTAACGATAGCTATTGTTATTTTGATAAAGGAGAACTATACGTTAAGAGTTTACATATCTCAGAATATAATTTTGGCACATACAATAATCATGAACCTTTGCAGGAAAGAAAGTTGTTGCTTACCAAAAGAGAGTTAAGAAAGCTGGAGACCAAAACAAAAGAGAAAGGATATTCCATTATTCCTTTACGCATATTTATCAGTGATAAAGGATATGCAAAAATGGAGATCGGACTTGGTAAGGGTAAAAAGATATACGACAAAAGAGAAACGATCAAAGAAAGAGATACCGACAGAGATATTAAAAGGAAATATGGTATCTAG